TGCCCGGTGTGTTTCTGGACCGAGGACGGATCGAGCGACCGGGACGCGAAGGTCGCCAAGGGTGGTCCGAACGGAGATCTCAGCCTCGACGAGGCACGACTCAACTTCGCGATCTACGGCGCGAGTCACCGTCGGTACCTGGACGTGGTGCGCAAACCGCGCGAGGACGAGATGCCGTGAACGACCGGCCTCACGTGGCGGCCACAGTGGACGTGAGGTCGCGTTCACCGGAGCTTGTCGCCCCCGAAACCCCCGCGATATAGGTCACCGTCGAAGATTCTGGGATGGCCGCGCCCCCGCGCCCCCGCTTCTACGACCTCTGCACCGCCGACGGTACGGCGTACCACCGGATCGCCCGCATGCCCGAGGCCGGACTCGTCACGTCCACGGTCGTGCAGACGTGCGTGCGCTACGCCGAGCCGGACCGCTGCCGGTTCTGCGCGATCGAGGAGCCGTTGCGGGAGCCGGACGGCACGCTGCCGGTCAAGCGGCCCGCGCAGCTCGCCGAGGTGATGCGGGCGGCCGTGCGGCTGGACGGCGTCCGCCGGGTGTCGCTGACCACCGGCACCGGGCCCGGGCCGGACCGGGGCGCGCGGTACCTGGCCCGGTGCGTGCGCGCGATCCGCGCCGCGATCGGCCCGGCCGTGCCCGTGCAGGTCACCTGCGAACCCCCGGCCGACCTGGCCGCGCTCGGGCTGCTGCGGGCGGCCGGCGTCACCGCGATCGGCATGAACGTGGAGACGCTCGACGACCGGCTGCGCCGCCGGTGGCTGCCCGGCAAGGCCCGGATCCCGCTCGCCCAGTACGAGGCCGCGTGGGAGCACGCCGTGCGGGTGTTCGGCCGCG
This genomic window from Catenuloplanes niger contains:
- a CDS encoding CPCC family cysteine-rich protein, whose protein sequence is MSLCGSLCPGAGTARESTRRTRGTPVYPRRGRHGKVTGVEQFVVSRCACCGYRTGGGTCPVCFWTEDGSSDRDAKVAKGGPNGDLSLDEARLNFAIYGASHRRYLDVVRKPREDEMP
- a CDS encoding MSMEG_0568 family radical SAM protein, giving the protein MAAPPRPRFYDLCTADGTAYHRIARMPEAGLVTSTVVQTCVRYAEPDRCRFCAIEEPLREPDGTLPVKRPAQLAEVMRAAVRLDGVRRVSLTTGTGPGPDRGARYLARCVRAIRAAIGPAVPVQVTCEPPADLAALGLLRAAGVTAIGMNVETLDDRLRRRWLPGKARIPLAQYEAAWEHAVRVFGRDHVSTCLLIGLGERPEDLIDGARRLVARGIHPFVVPLRPLPGTLAHRDGRTGPPPERVAMITAAVDALLAAHGLAGGAGMPRRAAAIG